A single window of Agromyces aureus DNA harbors:
- a CDS encoding MFS transporter yields MPLGLLALAIGAFGIGLTEFVIMGLLPDLAADFGVTEAAAGWFISGYALAVAVGAIALTAAATRLPRKPVLMGLLGLFIAGNAVSALAPTYEAMMAGRIIAALCHGAFFGIGAVLAADLVAPAKRAGAIAIMFTGLTAANVLGVPFGTFLGQQYGWRSTFWVISAIGVVALIGIAALVPSTRTMAAGTNIAGANGAAPAPSLRRELGAFRSGQVWLSLTVTVLGFGGMFGAFTYIAYTLTEVSGFAATDVPWLLVLFGAGLVVGNWIGGKLADRSIDGTLLGFIATLVVVLAMLGWLAALPVAVIVLLVLMGGFGFGTVPALQSRVMRYADQAPTLASGANIAAFNIGNALGAFAGGLAISAGLGYTSPIWVGAIITAAALLVMVVAWSTARAGAPSAERADAATRVTTTTGAIATSAL; encoded by the coding sequence ATGCCACTCGGACTGCTCGCCCTCGCGATCGGAGCCTTCGGCATCGGCCTGACCGAGTTCGTGATCATGGGCCTGCTGCCCGACCTCGCCGCCGACTTCGGCGTCACCGAGGCCGCGGCCGGCTGGTTCATCTCGGGCTACGCCCTCGCCGTGGCCGTCGGGGCGATCGCCCTCACGGCGGCCGCCACCCGACTCCCCCGCAAGCCCGTGCTCATGGGCCTGCTCGGACTGTTCATCGCGGGCAACGCCGTCTCGGCGCTCGCCCCGACGTACGAGGCCATGATGGCCGGGCGCATCATCGCCGCACTCTGCCACGGCGCCTTCTTCGGCATCGGCGCGGTGCTCGCGGCCGACCTCGTCGCGCCCGCGAAGCGCGCCGGCGCCATCGCGATCATGTTCACCGGCCTCACCGCCGCGAACGTGCTGGGCGTGCCGTTCGGCACGTTCCTCGGGCAGCAGTACGGCTGGCGCTCGACGTTCTGGGTCATCTCGGCGATCGGGGTGGTGGCGCTCATCGGCATCGCCGCGCTCGTGCCGTCGACCCGCACCATGGCCGCCGGCACGAACATCGCCGGCGCGAACGGCGCCGCGCCGGCCCCGAGCCTCCGCCGCGAGCTCGGCGCATTCCGCTCGGGCCAGGTCTGGCTCTCGCTGACCGTCACCGTGCTCGGCTTCGGCGGCATGTTCGGCGCGTTCACGTACATCGCGTACACGCTCACCGAGGTCAGCGGGTTCGCCGCGACCGACGTGCCGTGGCTGCTCGTGCTCTTCGGCGCGGGCCTCGTCGTCGGCAACTGGATCGGCGGCAAGCTCGCCGACCGGTCGATCGACGGCACGCTGCTCGGCTTCATCGCCACCCTCGTCGTGGTGCTGGCCATGCTCGGCTGGCTCGCGGCCCTCCCCGTCGCCGTCATCGTGCTGCTCGTGCTCATGGGCGGGTTCGGCTTCGGCACGGTGCCCGCGCTGCAGAGCCGCGTCATGCGGTACGCAGACCAGGCGCCGACGCTCGCCTCGGGCGCGAACATCGCCGCCTTCAACATCGGCAACGCCCTCGGCGCGTTCGCAGGCGGCCTCGCGATCTCGGCGGGCCTCGGCTACACCTCGCCCATCTGGGTCGGCGCGATCATCACCGCCGCCGCGCTCCTCGTCATGGTCGTCGCCTGGTCCACCGCCCGCGCCGGTGCGCCGTCCGCCGAACGAGCGGATGCCGCGACCCGCGTCACGACCACGACCGGTGCCATCGCGACATCCGCTCTCTGA
- a CDS encoding aldo/keto reductase: protein MTATVPTIALNNGVRMPQLGFGVFQVPDDETAAAVTTALEVGYRSIDTAAVYGNEAGVGRALAASGIARDELFVTTKVWNSDQGYDETLRAFDASAAKLGLEQLDLYLIHWPTPDRDRYLDTWRALERLLADGRTRAIGVSNFEPEHLDRLIAASSVVPAVNQVELHPAMANRRVVAAAAAHGIATEAWSPLAQGAVLGEASVVAIADRHGRTPAQVVLRWHLQQGRIVIPKSVTPRRIAENFDVFGFELSAEELSAIDALERDGRTGPHPAEFHAA from the coding sequence ATGACCGCCACCGTCCCCACCATCGCCCTGAACAACGGCGTGCGGATGCCGCAGCTCGGCTTCGGCGTCTTCCAGGTGCCCGACGACGAGACCGCCGCAGCCGTGACCACGGCCCTCGAGGTCGGCTACCGCAGCATCGACACGGCCGCCGTCTACGGCAACGAGGCCGGAGTCGGCCGCGCCCTCGCCGCCTCGGGCATCGCGCGCGACGAGCTGTTCGTCACCACGAAGGTCTGGAACTCCGACCAGGGCTACGACGAGACCCTTCGCGCGTTCGACGCGAGCGCCGCGAAGCTCGGCCTCGAGCAGCTCGACCTGTACCTGATCCACTGGCCGACGCCCGACCGCGACCGCTACCTCGACACGTGGCGCGCGCTCGAGCGCCTGCTCGCCGACGGCCGCACACGTGCGATCGGCGTCTCGAACTTCGAGCCCGAGCACCTCGACCGACTGATCGCGGCGAGCAGCGTGGTGCCCGCCGTCAACCAGGTCGAGCTGCACCCGGCCATGGCGAATCGCCGCGTCGTCGCCGCCGCCGCGGCACACGGCATCGCGACCGAGGCGTGGAGCCCGCTCGCGCAGGGCGCCGTGCTCGGCGAGGCATCCGTCGTCGCGATCGCCGACCGCCATGGGCGCACGCCCGCACAGGTGGTGCTGCGCTGGCACCTGCAGCAGGGACGCATCGTGATCCCCAAGTCGGTCACCCCCCGCCGCATCGCCGAGAACTTCGACGTGTTCGGCTTCGAGCTCTCGGCCGAGGAGCTCTCGGCGATCGACGCGCTCGAGCGCGACGGCCGCACCGGGCCGCACCCCGCCGAGTTCCACGCGGCCTGA
- a CDS encoding type 1 glutamine amidotransferase domain-containing protein — translation MSDILMIVTAATSLTLKDGTEHPTGYWAEELVTAHRELVAAGHAVTIATPGGVAPSVDAGSLDPSQTGGESRAREFADYLDAIAGELATPRAIADVDAADYAAVVLPGGHGPMSDLAFDDATGRVLVAANEAGTIIAPFCHGPAALLSANLADGSFAFAGRRLTVFTDEEERTGGTGENTPWWVESRLRERGAVIDSAAPWSDHVVVDGNLITGQNPQSSASVAARVLAALAAR, via the coding sequence ATGAGCGACATCCTGATGATCGTCACCGCCGCCACGAGCCTCACGCTCAAGGACGGCACCGAACACCCCACCGGCTACTGGGCCGAGGAGCTCGTGACCGCGCACCGCGAGCTCGTCGCGGCCGGCCACGCCGTGACCATCGCGACCCCCGGCGGCGTCGCACCGTCCGTCGACGCGGGCAGCCTCGACCCGTCGCAGACCGGCGGCGAGTCGCGCGCCCGAGAGTTCGCGGACTACCTCGACGCGATCGCCGGCGAGCTCGCGACCCCGCGTGCGATCGCCGACGTCGACGCGGCCGACTACGCGGCGGTCGTGCTGCCCGGCGGGCACGGACCCATGAGCGACCTCGCGTTCGACGACGCGACCGGCCGGGTGCTTGTCGCCGCGAACGAGGCCGGCACGATCATCGCGCCGTTCTGCCACGGCCCGGCCGCCCTGCTCTCGGCGAACCTCGCCGACGGCTCGTTCGCGTTCGCCGGCCGCCGCCTCACCGTCTTCACCGACGAGGAGGAGCGCACGGGCGGCACGGGGGAGAACACGCCGTGGTGGGTCGAGAGCCGCCTCCGCGAGCGCGGCGCCGTCATCGACTCGGCGGCCCCGTGGAGCGACCACGTCGTAGTCGACGGCAACCTCATCACCGGCCAGAACCCGCAGTCCAGCGCCTCGGTCGCCGCGCGAGTGCTCGCCGCGCTCGCCGCCCGCTGA
- a CDS encoding zf-TFIIB domain-containing protein, giving the protein MQCPNDGAVLVMSERSGIEIDYCPTCRGVWLDRGELDKIIERAANDSGAAPTAPAPAQPAYRQPAPPAYQPPSQPQYGQPASGQPPYDNRGQDNRGYDNRGYDNRGYGDQGYRKKKKDNWLSDLFD; this is encoded by the coding sequence ATGCAGTGCCCCAACGACGGAGCCGTGCTCGTGATGAGCGAGCGCAGCGGCATCGAGATCGACTACTGCCCGACCTGCCGCGGCGTGTGGCTGGACCGAGGCGAGCTCGACAAGATCATCGAGCGCGCCGCGAACGACAGCGGTGCAGCACCGACCGCGCCCGCCCCGGCCCAGCCGGCGTACCGGCAGCCCGCCCCGCCGGCCTATCAGCCGCCGTCGCAGCCGCAGTACGGCCAGCCCGCCTCCGGCCAGCCGCCGTACGACAACCGCGGTCAGGACAATCGCGGGTACGACAACCGTGGCTACGACAACCGCGGCTACGGCGACCAGGGCTACCGCAAGAAGAAGAAGGACAACTGGTTGTCCGACCTCTTCGACTGA
- a CDS encoding cold-shock protein, whose product MATGTVKWFNADKGFGFIAPDDGSADVFAHFSAIASDGYRSLDENQKVEFDTAQGPKGPQAENIRVIG is encoded by the coding sequence ATGGCTACCGGAACCGTCAAGTGGTTCAACGCCGACAAGGGCTTCGGCTTCATCGCTCCCGACGACGGCTCGGCCGATGTCTTCGCGCACTTCAGCGCGATCGCGTCGGACGGCTACCGTTCGCTCGACGAGAACCAGAAGGTCGAGTTCGACACCGCCCAGGGACCCAAGGGCCCGCAGGCCGAGAACATCCGCGTCATCGGATAG
- a CDS encoding fatty acid desaturase family protein, translated as MRATKPRTGSLDVTRSFTALSRVVRESGLLARTRWFYAALVTTLSLALGGVITGFILLGDSWFQLLMAGALGLILTQFAFLAHEASHRQVLESGPANDRVGRILAAGVVGISYAWWMTKHTRHHANPNKIGKDPDIEWDTISFTETDAAKQKGLLAAITRKQGYLFFPLLTLEGLNLHARSLTTLMERRPVKGRWIELSLIAVHFIVYFGALFWVLPLGMAFAFIGVQMAVFGVYMGASFAPNHKGMALIPADSKLDFFSKQVLTSRNISGGLWASALLGGLNYQVEHHLFPNMPRPHLAKAREIVREHCATLGVPYTETTLVQSYGIVIRYLNQVGLSARDPFDCPMVNQFRRV; from the coding sequence ATTCGGGCCACCAAGCCTCGCACCGGCTCCCTTGACGTCACCCGCAGCTTCACCGCCCTCTCGCGGGTCGTTCGCGAGTCCGGTCTGCTGGCCCGCACCCGCTGGTTCTACGCCGCACTCGTGACCACGCTCTCGCTCGCCCTCGGCGGGGTGATCACCGGGTTCATCCTGCTCGGCGACTCGTGGTTCCAGCTGCTCATGGCCGGAGCCCTCGGCCTGATCCTCACGCAGTTCGCCTTCCTCGCCCACGAGGCCTCGCACCGTCAGGTGCTCGAGTCGGGCCCGGCCAACGACCGGGTCGGCCGCATCCTCGCCGCCGGCGTGGTCGGCATCAGCTACGCGTGGTGGATGACGAAGCACACGCGTCACCACGCGAACCCGAACAAGATCGGCAAGGACCCCGACATCGAGTGGGACACGATCTCGTTCACCGAGACCGATGCCGCCAAGCAGAAGGGCCTGCTCGCCGCGATCACGCGCAAGCAGGGCTACCTGTTCTTCCCGCTCCTCACGCTCGAGGGCCTGAACCTGCACGCTCGTTCGCTCACCACGCTCATGGAGCGCCGCCCGGTCAAGGGACGCTGGATCGAGCTCAGCCTCATCGCCGTGCACTTCATCGTCTACTTCGGCGCCCTGTTCTGGGTGCTGCCGCTCGGCATGGCGTTCGCGTTCATCGGCGTGCAGATGGCCGTCTTCGGCGTCTACATGGGTGCGTCGTTCGCGCCGAACCACAAGGGCATGGCGCTGATCCCGGCCGATTCGAAGCTCGACTTCTTCTCGAAGCAGGTGCTCACCTCGCGCAACATCTCGGGCGGGCTGTGGGCCAGCGCCCTGCTCGGCGGGCTCAACTACCAGGTCGAGCACCACCTGTTCCCGAACATGCCGCGCCCGCACCTCGCCAAGGCGCGCGAGATCGTGCGCGAGCACTGCGCGACCCTCGGCGTCCCCTACACCGAGACCACGCTCGTGCAGTCGTACGGCATCGTCATCCGCTACCTCAACCAGGTCGGCCTCTCGGCCCGCGACCCGTTCGACTGCCCGATGGTGAACCAATTCCGTCGGGTGTGA
- a CDS encoding NAD-dependent epimerase/dehydratase family protein: MRIIVTGGSGKLGRTVVATLRDEGHEVVNLDQHGERGTLVRVDLTDYGQVIDAIAGVDDQHTGTDAIVHLAAVPAPGLLSDVATFHNNMLASFNVFQAAKRLGITRIVTASSETVLGLPFDVPPPYIPVDEEYPARPESTYSLVKHLEETMAIELVRWNPELSITALRFSNVMDPDDYTAFPAFDADATLRKWNLWGYIDARDGAQAVSRALATARPGFDRFIIAAADTVMTRPNAELVAEVFPGVEVRGDLGTNETLLSIDKARRLLGFEPAHSWRDHLEADAAGGR; the protein is encoded by the coding sequence ATGCGCATCATCGTCACCGGAGGATCCGGAAAACTCGGCCGCACGGTCGTCGCGACACTCCGCGACGAGGGCCACGAGGTCGTGAACCTCGACCAGCACGGCGAGCGCGGAACGCTCGTGCGCGTCGACCTGACCGACTACGGGCAGGTGATCGACGCCATCGCGGGCGTCGACGACCAGCACACCGGCACCGACGCGATCGTGCACCTCGCCGCGGTGCCCGCGCCCGGGCTCCTGAGCGACGTGGCGACCTTCCACAACAACATGCTCGCCTCCTTCAACGTCTTCCAGGCGGCCAAGCGCCTCGGCATCACCCGCATCGTCACGGCCTCGAGCGAGACCGTGCTCGGCCTGCCGTTCGACGTGCCGCCGCCGTACATCCCCGTCGACGAGGAGTACCCGGCGCGCCCCGAGTCGACGTACTCGCTCGTGAAGCACCTCGAGGAGACGATGGCGATCGAGCTCGTGCGGTGGAACCCCGAGCTCTCGATCACGGCGCTGCGCTTCTCGAACGTCATGGACCCCGACGACTACACCGCGTTCCCCGCCTTCGACGCCGACGCGACCCTGCGCAAGTGGAACCTCTGGGGCTACATCGACGCCCGGGACGGCGCCCAGGCCGTGAGCCGCGCGCTGGCCACGGCACGCCCGGGATTCGACCGGTTCATCATCGCCGCAGCCGACACCGTCATGACGCGGCCGAACGCCGAGCTCGTCGCCGAGGTGTTCCCGGGCGTCGAGGTGCGCGGCGACCTCGGCACCAACGAGACGCTGCTCTCGATCGACAAGGCGCGTCGCCTGCTCGGCTTCGAACCCGCGCACTCCTGGCGCGATCACCTCGAAGCGGATGCCGCGGGCGGGCGCTGA
- a CDS encoding GMC oxidoreductase, translating into MTALAFDHDVVIVGSGFGGSVAALRLATKGYRVHVYEAGRRFADDDFAKTSWNLRRYLWAPAIGCYGVQRIHRLPHVMILAGAGVGGGSLNYANTLYEPGPAFFADPQWAALADWDAELAPHYATAKRMLGVVARYPHDGPVERIMAGAANDLGVGDSFRRAPVGVYFGTPGETVADPFFGGDGPDRTGCTLCGNCMVGCRVGAKNTLAKNYLPLAERLGASIEPLRTVTEVRALDGGGFAVTSVRTGARMRPDRRTVTAEQVVLAAGTWGTQQLLHRMKDSGALPGISDAVGRLTRTNSEALDGAVAVSVPEGLGLARGIAITTSFHVDERTHVENVRYGPGSNLMGALASGLVPGGRPLLARLGALLGSALRHPITTLRLSSLRRWSERGIIALVMQTVDNSLTLSLKRSFGRRVLTSAQGEGEPNPSHLPGAHLAAQAIAARMQAAGGVPAAARGSWPEVFGIPMTAHFLGGAVVSGSPEQGVVDPYHRVWGHPGLHVVDGAAVPANPGVNPSLTITAMAERALSHWPRRGGADERPIQAVLADRQD; encoded by the coding sequence ATGACCGCCCTCGCATTCGACCACGACGTCGTCATCGTCGGCTCGGGCTTCGGCGGATCCGTCGCGGCCCTGCGGCTCGCGACCAAGGGCTACCGCGTGCACGTCTACGAAGCCGGCCGTCGGTTCGCCGACGACGACTTCGCCAAGACCTCGTGGAACCTGCGCCGCTACCTGTGGGCGCCGGCGATCGGATGCTACGGGGTGCAGCGCATCCACCGGCTCCCGCACGTCATGATCCTCGCCGGGGCGGGCGTCGGCGGCGGCTCGTTGAACTACGCGAACACCCTCTACGAACCCGGTCCGGCGTTCTTCGCCGACCCGCAGTGGGCGGCGCTCGCCGACTGGGATGCCGAGCTCGCGCCGCACTACGCCACCGCGAAGCGCATGCTCGGCGTCGTCGCGCGGTACCCGCACGATGGCCCCGTCGAGCGGATCATGGCCGGCGCGGCGAACGATCTCGGGGTCGGCGACAGCTTCCGCCGCGCACCCGTCGGCGTCTACTTCGGCACGCCGGGCGAGACCGTCGCCGACCCCTTCTTCGGCGGCGACGGCCCCGACCGCACCGGCTGCACGCTCTGCGGCAACTGCATGGTCGGATGTCGCGTCGGCGCCAAGAACACGCTCGCGAAGAACTACCTGCCGCTCGCCGAACGCCTCGGCGCGAGCATCGAACCGCTCCGCACCGTGACCGAGGTCCGGGCGCTCGACGGCGGCGGCTTCGCCGTCACGAGCGTGCGCACGGGCGCGAGGATGCGCCCGGATCGGCGGACGGTCACGGCCGAGCAGGTCGTGCTCGCCGCGGGCACCTGGGGAACGCAGCAGCTGCTGCACCGCATGAAGGACTCGGGGGCGCTGCCCGGCATCTCCGACGCGGTCGGCCGGCTCACCCGCACGAACTCCGAGGCGCTCGACGGCGCCGTCGCCGTCTCCGTGCCGGAGGGGCTCGGCCTCGCCCGCGGCATCGCGATCACGACCTCGTTCCACGTCGACGAGCGCACCCACGTCGAGAACGTGCGCTACGGCCCGGGATCCAACCTCATGGGTGCCCTCGCGAGCGGCCTCGTGCCCGGCGGGCGGCCCCTGCTCGCCCGACTCGGAGCGCTGCTCGGCAGTGCGCTGCGGCATCCGATCACGACGCTCCGCCTGAGCTCGCTCCGGCGGTGGAGCGAACGCGGCATCATCGCGCTCGTCATGCAGACCGTCGACAACTCGTTGACGCTCTCGCTGAAGCGCAGCTTCGGGCGCCGTGTGCTCACGAGCGCGCAGGGGGAGGGCGAGCCGAACCCGAGCCACCTGCCCGGCGCGCACCTCGCCGCGCAGGCGATCGCGGCGCGCATGCAGGCGGCGGGCGGTGTGCCGGCGGCGGCGCGGGGGTCATGGCCTGAAGTGTTCGGCATCCCGATGACGGCGCACTTCCTCGGTGGCGCCGTCGTCTCCGGGTCGCCCGAGCAGGGCGTCGTCGACCCCTACCATCGCGTCTGGGGGCACCCGGGGCTGCACGTCGTCGACGGTGCGGCCGTGCCCGCGAACCCGGGCGTGAACCCCTCCCTCACGATCACCGCGATGGCCGAGCGGGCCCTCTCGCACTGGCCGCGACGGGGCGGCGCCGACGAGCGCCCGATCCAGGCCGTGCTCGCCGATCGGCAGGACTGA
- a CDS encoding diacylglycerol kinase family protein codes for MAGHIVVLVNPTSGRGRGAESADRAVARLGELVGEARVRVLEGGTVEDTRRLAREAVASHPRALVVVGGDGTLSSVLDAVVGSGVPIALVPAGTGNDLARALGLPFERARDSADAVGDAAAEAAELAVRGRPRAIDVGEVESASGTRRFLTVAALGFDALVSERTNRLRWPRGRARYYLALLVELARLRPMPFEYGLDGGEVRAAPGTLIAIGSTRSYGGGMPVCPGARPDDGLLDVTHVAPLGRAKLVRLFPLLLRGAHVDRPEVTTARARSVEVDAPELVVYADGERVGSGRALIRVLPGALTVLVPAASESHSFADADREASA; via the coding sequence ATGGCCGGGCACATCGTCGTGCTCGTGAACCCGACCTCTGGCCGCGGCCGCGGTGCCGAGTCCGCCGACCGCGCCGTCGCCAGGCTCGGCGAGCTCGTCGGCGAGGCCCGTGTGCGCGTGCTCGAGGGCGGCACCGTCGAGGACACCCGTCGGCTCGCGCGCGAGGCCGTCGCGTCGCATCCGCGTGCGCTCGTCGTCGTCGGCGGCGACGGAACCCTCTCGTCGGTGCTCGACGCGGTCGTCGGTTCCGGCGTGCCGATCGCGCTCGTCCCCGCCGGCACCGGCAACGATCTCGCCCGCGCGCTCGGCCTGCCGTTCGAGCGCGCTCGCGACTCGGCCGACGCGGTCGGCGACGCGGCAGCCGAGGCCGCCGAGCTCGCGGTGCGCGGCCGGCCCCGGGCGATCGACGTCGGCGAGGTCGAGTCCGCGTCGGGCACCCGGCGGTTCCTCACCGTCGCGGCCCTCGGATTCGACGCGCTCGTGAGCGAGCGCACGAACCGGTTGCGCTGGCCCAGGGGGCGCGCCCGCTACTACCTGGCCCTGCTCGTCGAGCTCGCGCGGCTGCGGCCCATGCCCTTCGAGTACGGCCTCGACGGCGGCGAGGTGCGCGCCGCGCCCGGCACGCTCATCGCGATCGGCAGCACGCGCAGCTACGGCGGCGGCATGCCCGTGTGCCCTGGCGCACGGCCGGACGACGGACTGCTGGATGTCACGCACGTCGCGCCGCTGGGTCGCGCCAAGCTCGTGCGGCTCTTCCCGCTGCTGCTGCGCGGCGCGCACGTCGACCGGCCGGAGGTCACGACGGCCAGGGCCCGATCGGTCGAGGTCGATGCCCCTGAGCTCGTCGTCTACGCCGACGGCGAGCGGGTCGGATCGGGTCGTGCCCTGATCCGGGTACTGCCGGGGGCACTGACCGTGCTCGTGCCCGCCGCGAGCGAGTCGCACTCGTTCGCCGACGCCGACCGCGAGGCATCCGCATGA
- a CDS encoding FAD-binding oxidoreductase translates to MVDEDGTAPSATTPGEETSAAPMRWNGWGDPARAKELPLAVRTLLPMLLGRVPKPAPPAAIDEVVLEPSRLDEADRAALAATVGEAHVAIDDQSRLRHAGGRSTPDLLRRRAHRQATPDAVVSPADHTQVLAVLGLASGSGIAVVPFGGGTSVVGGLDPERGAHHAVIALDLARLSGLVSLDATSGEAVLGAGTTGPEAERLLGAHGHELGHFPQSFRYATIGGFAAARSSGQNSAGNGRFDAMVTGLRVATPTGDLDLGRAPGSAAGPDLMRLFLGSEGAFGVITEVRVRVHPVPATQVAEAWSFPDFAAGAEALRQVAQVGAGPTVIRLSDEAETGVSLAQVGRIGKALAKGASAVTVFEGEPDLVAERHARTAEVLRAAGGTSTGAAAAEEWVHGRFNAPYLRDALLDHGVFCETLETATTWSNLERLKRDVTAAIADGFAAQGAKSLVLCHVSHIYSTGAALYFTILAGVKGEQLAAWEPVKAGVNDVIMAGGGTISHHHGVGRDHAPWLEREIGPVGVRLLGAVKDELDPNGIMNPGALVAARATAAVSAPEPGSR, encoded by the coding sequence ATGGTCGACGAAGACGGCACCGCCCCCTCGGCAACGACGCCGGGCGAAGAGACATCCGCGGCGCCGATGCGCTGGAACGGCTGGGGCGACCCCGCCAGGGCGAAGGAACTGCCGCTCGCCGTTCGCACGCTGCTGCCGATGCTGCTCGGACGCGTGCCGAAGCCGGCCCCGCCCGCCGCGATCGACGAGGTCGTGCTCGAGCCGTCGCGGCTCGACGAGGCCGACCGCGCAGCCCTCGCGGCCACCGTCGGCGAGGCGCACGTCGCCATCGACGACCAGTCGCGACTGCGCCACGCGGGCGGCAGGTCGACGCCCGACCTGCTGCGGCGCCGTGCCCACCGTCAGGCGACCCCCGACGCCGTCGTCTCGCCGGCCGACCACACCCAGGTGCTCGCCGTGCTCGGGCTCGCGAGCGGCTCCGGCATCGCCGTCGTGCCCTTCGGCGGCGGTACCAGCGTCGTCGGCGGCCTCGACCCCGAACGCGGTGCGCACCACGCCGTCATCGCCCTCGATCTCGCCCGGCTCTCGGGGCTCGTCTCGCTCGACGCCACCAGCGGCGAGGCCGTGCTCGGCGCAGGCACCACCGGTCCGGAGGCCGAGCGCCTGCTCGGCGCGCACGGCCACGAACTCGGCCACTTCCCGCAGAGCTTCCGGTACGCGACCATCGGCGGCTTCGCCGCCGCTCGTTCCTCTGGGCAGAACTCGGCGGGCAACGGCCGGTTCGACGCCATGGTCACGGGCCTCCGGGTGGCGACCCCGACCGGTGACCTCGATCTCGGGCGCGCCCCGGGATCGGCCGCAGGGCCCGACCTGATGCGCCTCTTCCTCGGCTCGGAGGGTGCGTTCGGCGTCATCACCGAGGTGCGGGTTCGCGTGCACCCCGTGCCCGCGACGCAGGTCGCCGAGGCGTGGAGCTTCCCCGACTTCGCCGCGGGCGCGGAGGCGCTGCGACAGGTCGCTCAGGTCGGTGCGGGGCCCACCGTCATCCGGCTCTCCGACGAGGCCGAGACCGGCGTCTCGCTCGCGCAGGTCGGGCGCATCGGCAAGGCGCTCGCCAAGGGCGCGAGCGCCGTCACCGTCTTCGAAGGCGAGCCCGACCTCGTCGCCGAGCGGCACGCGCGCACGGCCGAGGTGCTGCGCGCCGCCGGCGGCACCTCGACCGGCGCCGCGGCCGCCGAGGAGTGGGTGCACGGCCGCTTCAACGCGCCGTACCTGCGCGACGCGCTGCTCGACCACGGCGTGTTCTGCGAGACCCTCGAGACGGCGACCACCTGGTCGAACCTCGAACGGCTGAAGCGCGACGTGACGGCCGCGATCGCCGACGGGTTCGCCGCGCAGGGCGCGAAGTCGCTCGTGCTCTGCCACGTCTCGCACATCTACTCCACGGGCGCCGCGCTCTACTTCACGATCCTCGCGGGGGTGAAGGGCGAGCAGCTCGCCGCGTGGGAGCCCGTGAAGGCGGGCGTCAACGACGTCATCATGGCGGGCGGCGGCACCATCAGCCACCACCACGGCGTCGGCCGCGACCATGCGCCATGGCTCGAGCGGGAGATCGGACCCGTCGGTGTCCGGCTGCTCGGCGCGGTCAAGGACGAACTCGATCCGAACGGCATCATGAACCCGGGCGCGCTCGTCGCGGCGCGTGCGACCGCCGCGGTGTCGGCGCCCGAACCCGGGAGTCGCTGA
- a CDS encoding TetR/AcrR family transcriptional regulator translates to MEDRQAAELDRPSWNEAETRMLDAAVELIAVRGVDGVTVAEVARNAGVSRPTVYRRWASADEIVRAALHRATVSLIEQFPDPAHSRDEIVRDVLRFSELFRTDPLYGRLLEREPEVFTRYTLQRIGSSQRVILTWLASAIANAQRGGTVRPGAPSDLAVMLLLIAQSAILSYDTVSALIDEPHWSTELWHALDGHLRP, encoded by the coding sequence ATGGAAGATCGTCAAGCAGCAGAGCTCGACCGCCCCTCGTGGAACGAGGCCGAGACGCGCATGCTCGACGCTGCCGTCGAGCTCATCGCCGTCCGCGGGGTCGACGGGGTCACCGTCGCCGAGGTCGCCCGCAACGCCGGCGTCAGTCGTCCGACCGTCTACCGCCGATGGGCGAGCGCCGACGAGATCGTGCGCGCCGCCCTGCACCGCGCGACCGTGTCGCTCATCGAGCAGTTCCCCGATCCGGCGCACTCGCGCGACGAGATCGTGCGCGACGTGCTGCGCTTCTCCGAGCTGTTCCGCACCGACCCGCTCTACGGTCGGCTGCTCGAACGCGAACCCGAGGTCTTCACCCGCTACACGCTCCAGCGCATCGGCTCGAGCCAGCGGGTCATCCTGACCTGGCTCGCCTCGGCGATCGCGAACGCCCAGCGGGGCGGCACCGTGCGCCCCGGCGCCCCGAGCGACCTCGCGGTCATGCTCCTGCTCATCGCCCAGTCGGCGATCCTCTCGTACGACACCGTCTCCGCCCTCATCGACGAGCCGCATTGGAGCACTGAACTTTGGCACGCACTCGACGGACATCTCCGTCCCTGA